From a single Miscanthus floridulus cultivar M001 chromosome 8, ASM1932011v1, whole genome shotgun sequence genomic region:
- the LOC136475761 gene encoding ethylene-responsive transcription factor 3-like, producing MRRARPPPVPVPVPTAPGDAGGPEVKYRGVRRRPSGRYAAEIRDPARKTPIWLGTFDSAEAAARAYDAAARTIRGAAARTNFPSASVSAALPPPPLPATVTAPAAAAGAATSSHSSTVESWSGGGAPGAPAGILRAAAAPAAEEDCRSYCGSSSSVLCEDGASGLGCGDEAAAPPPAPLPFDLNVPDPAADEMDWRCDTLLHL from the coding sequence ATGCGGCGGGCGAGGCCGCCGCCCGTCCCGGTCCCGGTCCCGACAGCGCCGGGGGACGCGGGGGGGCCGGAGGTGAAGTACCGCGGGGTGAGGCGGCGGCCGTCGGGGCGGTACGCGGCCGAGATCCGGGACCCGGCCAGGAAGACCCCGATCTGGCTCGGCACCTTCGACTCGGCCGAGGCCGCGGCCCGCGCCTACGACGCCGCCGCCAGGACCATCCGCGGCGCCGCCGCGCGGACCAACTTCCCCTCCGCCTCCGTCTCCGCcgcgttgccgccgccgccgctccccgcAACCGtcaccgcccccgccgccgcggcggggGCGGCGACGTCTAGCCACAGCAGCACCGTCGAGTcctggagcggcggcggcgcgcccgGCGCGCCCGCCGGGATCCTCCGCGCCGCAGCCGCCCCGGCCGCCGAGGAGGACTGCCGCAGCTACTGCGGCTCCTCGTCGTCGGTTCTCTGCGAGGACGGCGCGTCGGGCCTGGGCTGCGGCGACgaggccgccgcgccgccgccggccccgctGCCGTTCGATCTGAACGTGCCGGACCCGGCGGCCGACGAGATGGACTGGCGCTGCGACACGCTGCTGCACCTCTAG